The following proteins are co-located in the Helicobacter jaachi genome:
- a CDS encoding autotransporter domain-containing protein, with protein MPFLTRNFIKTLPLFVLLQNLCAIDYQDTNLPTNITLNGGQRSDTITSSRGNGQATTIGYGRNPNLNISGTQGSQYQLQVQDSTTTWYSGGLNIGSNIQAALIGVHTLSIERNAINVGSGASLSIISSGNTINAQTTDYGGDSKIHFSDNTRLYLAQNASATFSNSLFFIHNGTTTLEQDSKLNIESKVIRIQNAIQNNGGEITFTGKVQNIGSNLGGYGNNSTSTFENNSGTSTINGDFYNGGQADVEKCLIALCVFDPGFGGGGNLVINGGKVSINGRLISTHGGDMMQDGSIFNAQNAEIRIYGGTLEVTGGVTNNVGSTLRFGARNGKMGQLVGNLTNNAGAIIVDIAGADLGTYTLVTGTISGNQTLSIAHNDFIHTTQNANAITLRKNQAAIDAFSAGLSGNESAILNALDSGLNGRIYTYGNSAYLSQTLGEINNNVRALSLNAPISTWNLLTNITTQLHTQPKQDNLSITPLFSNERANNAKGTLYGAQLGFSKYIGAHFLSGFAAYGLSNQADSIMEKQGSNMLVGLSNTFNLSYFKLMFMGHYAYSTHHTKRTTSLFATNESAQFNSISANAQFGYQEFGLKAQMGLPLSLAHSLYITPYVGLQYNLMAQGAFHENSTDVLSIAADAYRANMLNIAFGAQGKYYVKNYALFSGFEIAHALLKPQSMKVSLNGQPLSYDYDNVLSYTLYVGGSVPLYGNLYVSIYGLYARSSLNFSTISGNLSFMYQF; from the coding sequence ATGCCATTTTTAACAAGAAACTTTATAAAAACACTCCCTCTTTTTGTCCTATTACAGAATCTATGCGCGATAGATTATCAAGATACTAATCTGCCGACAAATATTACGCTAAATGGTGGGCAAAGAAGTGATACTATCACTTCAAGTCGCGGCAATGGGCAAGCCACAACTATAGGTTATGGGCGCAATCCTAATCTTAATATTAGCGGCACGCAAGGTTCGCAATATCAACTCCAAGTGCAAGATAGCACAACTACTTGGTATTCAGGTGGATTAAATATTGGCTCTAATATTCAAGCAGCGCTTATAGGCGTGCATACTTTAAGCATTGAAAGAAATGCTATCAATGTAGGCAGTGGAGCGAGTTTGAGTATTATCTCAAGTGGTAATACTATCAATGCACAGACTACGGATTATGGGGGAGATTCTAAAATACACTTTAGTGATAATACAAGGCTATATCTTGCGCAAAATGCAAGCGCGACTTTTAGCAATTCACTTTTTTTTATACATAATGGCACTACGACTTTGGAGCAAGATTCTAAGCTCAATATAGAATCTAAAGTGATTAGAATCCAAAATGCCATTCAAAATAATGGCGGTGAAATCACATTCACAGGCAAGGTGCAAAATATCGGTAGCAATTTAGGCGGCTATGGGAATAATAGTACATCAACTTTTGAAAATAATAGCGGCACTAGCACCATTAATGGTGATTTTTATAACGGCGGACAGGCAGATGTGGAAAAATGTCTCATTGCTTTGTGCGTATTTGACCCCGGATTTGGCGGCGGTGGGAATTTGGTCATTAATGGTGGGAAGGTTAGTATTAATGGCAGGCTTATCTCTACACATGGCGGAGATATGATGCAAGATGGCAGTATATTTAATGCGCAAAATGCAGAGATTAGAATCTATGGCGGCACGCTAGAGGTTACAGGTGGAGTTACAAATAATGTTGGCTCTACACTTAGATTTGGCGCGCGTAATGGCAAAATGGGGCAACTTGTGGGGAATCTTACTAACAACGCTGGAGCGATTATAGTTGATATTGCCGGAGCAGATTTAGGCACCTACACGCTTGTTACAGGCACAATTAGTGGCAATCAAACTTTAAGCATTGCGCATAATGATTTTATCCACACTACCCAAAATGCTAATGCTATTACGCTAAGAAAAAATCAAGCAGCCATAGATGCCTTTAGCGCTGGGCTTAGTGGTAATGAATCCGCTATTCTTAATGCGCTAGATTCTGGGCTTAATGGCAGAATCTACACTTATGGAAATAGTGCTTACCTTAGCCAAACGCTTGGAGAAATAAATAATAATGTGCGTGCTTTAAGCCTTAATGCGCCCATTAGCACATGGAATCTGCTTACAAATATTACCACGCAGCTGCACACGCAGCCAAAGCAAGACAATCTATCAATCACCCCGCTTTTTTCAAATGAGCGCGCCAATAATGCTAAAGGCACACTTTATGGCGCGCAACTAGGCTTTAGCAAGTATATAGGAGCGCATTTTTTAAGTGGTTTTGCAGCTTATGGGCTTTCAAATCAAGCAGACTCTATAATGGAAAAGCAAGGCTCCAATATGCTTGTGGGCTTGTCTAATACATTTAATTTATCATATTTTAAGCTTATGTTTATGGGACATTATGCTTATAGCACGCACCATACAAAGCGCACTACAAGCCTTTTTGCCACTAATGAAAGCGCGCAATTTAATAGTATATCTGCCAATGCGCAGTTTGGCTATCAGGAATTTGGTTTAAAGGCGCAAATGGGCTTGCCGCTTAGTTTAGCTCATAGTTTGTATATTACGCCATATGTAGGCTTGCAGTATAATCTTATGGCGCAAGGGGCGTTTCATGAAAATAGCACAGATGTATTGAGTATAGCTGCAGACGCCTATAGGGCAAATATGCTTAATATCGCTTTTGGCGCGCAGGGCAAGTATTATGTGAAAAATTATGCTTTATTTAGCGGCTTTGAGATAGCTCACGCCCTCTTAAAGCCACAAAGTATGAAAGTGTCTCTAAATGGGCAGCCATTAAGCTATGATTATGACAATGTGCTTAGTTATACGCTTTATGTGGGCGGCTCTGTGCCTTTGTATGGTAATTTGTATGTCTCTATTTATGGTTTGTATGCGCGCTCTTCATTAAATTTTAGCACTATTTCTGGTAATCTTAGTTTTATGTATCAATTCTAA
- a CDS encoding cytochrome-c peroxidase, which translates to MKGITFITSAVIVCGLSLSALNAASSLIDEAKEANLRALPKNQAEVDNLLKENGIKASKFTQAKAELGKKLYFEPRLSKSGIISCNTCHNLGLGGVDGISAAIGHRWAINPHHLNSPSVYNAILNTTQFWDGRAGTLADQAKGPIEAEPEMATPAKLAVEKIASLPEYVKEFKNIYGKSGVNFDNIADAIANFERTLITPSRFDRFLEGDTKALSKEEQAGLKLFIDKGCTACHNGVNLGGSMQAFEVAGKYKFANVGDFKGDENGMVKTPTLRNVAETAPYFHNGAIWTLTEAIKEMGSVQLGISITDKEAKSIEAFLHSLTGEKPQITYPQLPISTAKTPKPQL; encoded by the coding sequence GAAGCGAATTTAAGGGCATTGCCTAAAAATCAAGCAGAAGTTGATAATTTGCTCAAAGAAAATGGCATAAAAGCAAGCAAATTCACGCAAGCAAAGGCAGAGCTAGGCAAGAAGCTATATTTTGAGCCAAGACTTTCAAAAAGTGGCATTATTAGTTGTAATACTTGTCATAATTTGGGCTTAGGCGGCGTAGATGGAATCTCCGCAGCTATCGGACACAGATGGGCGATTAACCCCCATCATCTCAATTCACCAAGTGTGTATAATGCTATATTAAACACTACGCAGTTTTGGGATGGTCGAGCAGGCACACTTGCTGACCAAGCCAAAGGTCCTATCGAGGCAGAACCAGAAATGGCGACACCTGCTAAACTGGCAGTAGAGAAAATTGCCTCTTTGCCTGAATATGTTAAAGAGTTTAAGAATATTTATGGAAAAAGTGGCGTAAATTTTGATAACATCGCCGATGCAATCGCCAACTTTGAGCGGACTTTGATTACTCCTTCAAGATTTGATAGATTTTTAGAAGGTGATACAAAGGCTTTGAGTAAGGAGGAACAAGCGGGATTAAAGCTTTTTATTGATAAAGGCTGCACAGCTTGCCATAATGGAGTGAATCTAGGTGGTAGCATGCAGGCTTTTGAAGTGGCAGGCAAATATAAGTTTGCTAATGTGGGTGATTTTAAGGGCGATGAAAATGGTATGGTAAAAACGCCAACATTGCGAAATGTCGCGGAGACTGCTCCATATTTTCATAATGGCGCGATTTGGACACTCACAGAAGCGATTAAAGAAATGGGTAGCGTGCAGCTTGGTATTAGCATTACTGATAAAGAGGCAAAGAGTATTGAGGCATTTTTGCACTCTCTTACTGGGGAAAAGCCACAAATCACCTATCCACAGCTACCTATTTCAACTGCAAAAACACCAAAACCACAGCTTTAA